The following proteins are encoded in a genomic region of Clostridium kluyveri:
- a CDS encoding HNH endonuclease, which produces MARHNDIYKAKEWEKVRGYVIGRANGLCERCKAKGKIVPGKIVHHKVWLTDKNKKDWDIAYNPDNLEYLCNPCHEEVHERVGTLKNFVEPVK; this is translated from the coding sequence ATGGCAAGACACAATGATATATATAAAGCTAAAGAATGGGAGAAGGTAAGAGGCTATGTGATTGGGAGAGCTAATGGATTATGTGAGAGGTGCAAGGCAAAAGGGAAGATAGTACCAGGCAAGATAGTACATCATAAGGTATGGCTAACAGATAAGAATAAAAAAGATTGGGATATAGCCTATAATCCTGATAATTTAGAATATCTTTGTAATCCATGCCATGAAGAGGTTCATGAAAGAGTTGGAACTCTTAAAAATTTTGTAGAGCCTGTGAAATAA